Genomic window (Arcobacter aquimarinus):
CCGTACTTGGTCATCCTGCAACTGCTATTGCTATGCTTGCTAATATGCTAAGTGAACGAGGTGAAAAACTAAAAGCTGGTGAATATATCCTTTCAGGTGCAATAACAGAAGCTGTTAGTGTAAAAAAAGGTGATAATGTAACTGTTAAGTTCCAAGATTTAGGAACTTTGTCATTTAGATTTGTGTAAGGAGAATAAAAATAATGCCAATAGCTACAATAAATATTATTGAAGGTAGAAGTGATGAAAAAAAAGAGGCATTGATTGAGAAAGTAAGTCTTGCAATTGCTGAATCACTTGAAGCACCAATTGAAAGTGTTAGGGTAATTATAAATGAAATGCCTAAACAACACTTTGGTATTGGTGGAAAAAGTGCTAAAAAATTAGGTAAATAATTTTTTATGAGTTCTTTAAAATTAAGCGTACTTGACCAATCTCCAATTCATGATGCAAAAGAGCCAAAAGAAGGTCTATTTGATACTGTTAAATTAGCAGTTAGATGTGAAGAGTTAGGTTACTACAGATATTGGTGTGCTGAACATCATGACACTCCTGGATATGCTAGTTCATGTCCAGAAATTATGGTTAGCTCTGTGGCGAATGCTACAAAAACCATGAGAGTTGGAAGTGGTGGAGTTATGTTAAATCACTATAGTGCTTTTAAAGTTGCAGAAACTTTTAATACTTTAAGTGCTTTACATAATAATCGAATTGATTTAGGAATAGGACGTGCTAGTGGAGCTAATTTTTTAGTAGCAAGGGCTTTACACAATTCAAATAGCCAAGATTATTCAAAAAAAGCCTATGATTTAATAAACTATTTAGATGATAAAGTTCCAAAAAATGACTATTTTTATGGGGTAAATTTATCACCTAAAAATATAGATTCAACACCTGTTTATCTTTTAGGTTCAAGTGATGGAAGTAGTATTCTAGCAGGGAAATTGGGTACTGGTTTTTGTTTGGCTTTGTTTATAGGGACACATGATAGACCAATAGATATTATGAAATTTTATAAAAATAATTTTGTTCCTTCTAAAAATTTTAAAAAACCAAAAGCTATGTTGGCAGTTACGTGTATTTGTGCAGAATCAAAAGAAAAAGCTCAAGAAATAGCAAGTTTTCATACATATTGGAAAGTTCAAGCTTTTAGACATCCAAAAAGAGATGGTTTATATAGTCCAAGTGATGTAAAAAAATTGTATAAAAATTTGAGTTTTGAAGATAAAGCATATTATCACGAAACTTTAAATTCTATGATTTTAGGAACTCCTAAAGAGTGTAAAGAAAAAATAGAAAAATTAGCTTTAGAGTATGGTGTTGATGAGGTTATGATTGTAAATGTAACATACTCTTTTGAGGATAGAATAAAATCTTATGAACTTCTTGCAAAAGAGTTTAATTTAAAAAATTAATAGATATAAAAAAGGAGAAAAAATGTCAAATCCAGAAATTGCGAACAATATAAAAACAGGAAAATTTAACACAAATTATCATGATTTAGGAGAAGGTGAGCCAATTATGTTTATTCATGGTTCAGGACCAGGTGTTTCAGCTTATGCAAACTGGAGAGGTTCAATGCCTGTTTTAGCTGAAAAGTTCAGAGTTATTGCTCCTGATATGGTTGGGTTTGGTTACTCAGATAGACCTGAAGGTATTACATATAATATGGATACTTGGGTTGCTCAAACTATTGATTTAATGGATGCTTTAGGGATTGAAAAAACAAATTTAGTTGGTAACTCTTTTGGTGGAGCTTTAGCTTTAGCTTTAACTATTAAATATCCAGAAAGATTTAACAAAGTTGTATTAATGGGTGCAGTTGGTGTTTATTTTGATTTAACTTATGGACTTGATAAAGCATGGGGATATACTCCAAGTATTGAAAATATGAAAGAATTACTTGATATTTTTGCTTATGATAGAAGTATCGTAACTGATGACTTAGCAAAAATGAGATATGAAGCAAGTATTAGACCAGGATTCCAAGAATCTTTTGGTTCAATGTTTCCAGCTCCAAGACAAAATGGTGTTGATTCTATGATGAGTTGTGAAAATGACATCAAAAAAATTGATAAAGAGGTTTTAATCATACATGGAAGAGAAGATAAGGTTATACCTGTTCAAAATTCTATTAAATTAAACCAACTTATCTTAAAATCTCAATTACATATTTTTGGACAATGTGGACACTGGACACAAATTGAACATAAAGATAGATTTAACAATTTATTATTAAATTTCTTTAGCGAGAAATAAAAAAGGTAGAAAATGAGATTTTTAATTCTGGGTGCTGGTGGTATCGGCTCTTATTTTGGTGCAAGATTAATCGACGCAGGACATGATGTAATTTTTGTTGCAAGAGGAAAGCAATTAGAAGCTTTACAGCAAAAAAAGTTGAAGTTGCAGCACCCAGAATTTTCTTTTTTTAAGAGAGTTGTTTCCTATAATATTGATGAAATCAAAAAAATTCAACTACAAAATTTTGATGCTGTTTTGATTGCCACTAAGTCAACTTCAACTTTATCTTTAGCAAATGACTTAAAAGAATGGTTTGCTAATAAAAAACAGATTCCTTATATTATCTCTTTACAAAATGGAGTAGATAATGAAGAAATCCTTTCTACACATTTAGACAAAACCCATATTATTGCAGGACTTACAAGAAAAATCGGCGCTCATATTGTAAGTCCTGCTGTTATTACTGCAACAGGAACTGCTGAAACTATTTTAGGTGCAATTGAGCCAACAAAATCTAATGAGAGTTTTTTAAATGAATTAAAAGAAGTTTTTAATGATGCAAAAATCCCAACACAAATTTCAGAAAATATAAATGTAGAACTTTGGAAAAAACTTATTATAAATAATGGTGTAAATGCAATTTGTGCATTATTAAAAGAAAAAACAGGTGAAATCATGCACCATGAAAAACTATCAAAAATCGTTTATGGTCTTATGAGTGAAACAGCAATTGCAGCTTTAAATAAAGGAATAAATATTTCTAAAAATGAGATAGATGATATGTTTGATTTGATTACAAATTTTGATTCAATAAAACCATCTATGTTAGTAGATGTTGAAAATAATAGAGAATTAGAGTTAGATGAAATTTGTACAGTTGTGATAAAAAATTGTGAAGCCCAAGGATTAGATGCCCCTTATACAAGAACAATTTCTACTATTTTAGAATATGTTTATTATAAAAAGTAGTTTTTTCTAATGTTTTTAAAAATAATAGAGATTATTTTTCCTGTTTTGATTATTGCATTAATTGGATATTTTTATGCAAAAAAAGAAAAAATTAGTATGGATATACCAAATAAAATAAATCTTGAAGTTTTTATTCCTATTTTAGTTTTTTATGCAATTAGTGAAAAATTACCATCAATTACAACTTTAGGTACTTTTTCACTAGGTGCTGTTATTGTAGTTTTAGGTTCTGGAATTATTTTATATCCAATAACTAAATTATTAGGTGTTAATCCAAGAACTTTTCTTCCTTCAATGATGTTTAATAATTCCATAAATTTAGGGCTTCCTTTGGCATTATTTGCTTTTGGTGAAG
Coding sequences:
- a CDS encoding 2-hydroxymuconate tautomerase; translated protein: MPIATINIIEGRSDEKKEALIEKVSLAIAESLEAPIESVRVIINEMPKQHFGIGGKSAKKLGK
- a CDS encoding LLM class flavin-dependent oxidoreductase; this encodes MSSLKLSVLDQSPIHDAKEPKEGLFDTVKLAVRCEELGYYRYWCAEHHDTPGYASSCPEIMVSSVANATKTMRVGSGGVMLNHYSAFKVAETFNTLSALHNNRIDLGIGRASGANFLVARALHNSNSQDYSKKAYDLINYLDDKVPKNDYFYGVNLSPKNIDSTPVYLLGSSDGSSILAGKLGTGFCLALFIGTHDRPIDIMKFYKNNFVPSKNFKKPKAMLAVTCICAESKEKAQEIASFHTYWKVQAFRHPKRDGLYSPSDVKKLYKNLSFEDKAYYHETLNSMILGTPKECKEKIEKLALEYGVDEVMIVNVTYSFEDRIKSYELLAKEFNLKN
- a CDS encoding alpha/beta fold hydrolase, which codes for MSNPEIANNIKTGKFNTNYHDLGEGEPIMFIHGSGPGVSAYANWRGSMPVLAEKFRVIAPDMVGFGYSDRPEGITYNMDTWVAQTIDLMDALGIEKTNLVGNSFGGALALALTIKYPERFNKVVLMGAVGVYFDLTYGLDKAWGYTPSIENMKELLDIFAYDRSIVTDDLAKMRYEASIRPGFQESFGSMFPAPRQNGVDSMMSCENDIKKIDKEVLIIHGREDKVIPVQNSIKLNQLILKSQLHIFGQCGHWTQIEHKDRFNNLLLNFFSEK
- a CDS encoding ketopantoate reductase family protein, which produces MRFLILGAGGIGSYFGARLIDAGHDVIFVARGKQLEALQQKKLKLQHPEFSFFKRVVSYNIDEIKKIQLQNFDAVLIATKSTSTLSLANDLKEWFANKKQIPYIISLQNGVDNEEILSTHLDKTHIIAGLTRKIGAHIVSPAVITATGTAETILGAIEPTKSNESFLNELKEVFNDAKIPTQISENINVELWKKLIINNGVNAICALLKEKTGEIMHHEKLSKIVYGLMSETAIAALNKGINISKNEIDDMFDLITNFDSIKPSMLVDVENNRELELDEICTVVIKNCEAQGLDAPYTRTISTILEYVYYKK